Below is a window of Streptomyces qaidamensis DNA.
CGGCGAGCAGCCCGCCGTACGGGCTCTTCTCGTTGCGGTAGCCGTCCAGGGCCGGGCCGTTGTAACGCAGCCCGTCGACCTCGACGCCGTAGTGCTGGATCGTGCGCGGCTTGACCTGCAGGAAGTCGAAGACGAGGTCGGGCGACGGCAGAATGCGCAGCCGTCCCGCCCGCGCCAGACCCGCCTGCAGCATCTCCAGAGGCGACAGCTTCACCCCCGGCCACTGTGGGATGACCAGCCCATCGTGCTGGGAACAGTGATAGACCCCAGTGATCCACTCGCGGATCACGTCCTCCAGCTCGTGGATGTAGAAGAACGCTTGGTCCTCCACCTTCTCCCCACGGCTGTGCAGGTCCGGGCCCTTGTAGGCGGGAAGGTGCTGGATCAGTCCCTCGCGCAGAGTACGGAAGAAGCGCTCGACGGTCGGCTTGTCGGTGGGCTTCTTCGGCTGGGCCGGCTGGATCGACATCCCCAGTCTGGTGCAGACACTGATCACGTGGGCCGACATGAAGGCCCGGCCATGGTCGATGACCAACGTCTCCGGCGGACAGAGCCCCCGGCCAGGAACCAGAGCCTCCTCGCTGAACACCACATGCTCAGGCACTCCGTGATAGGGCCCGGCAGCCTGGCCACCGCTGTCGTCCTCCGGCGGAGCGATCGCCTCGAACAGCACCCCTGCGACATCCACCGCTTTCGTGGACACCGCTGTCACACGCAGACCGACAATGCAGCGGCTGAACAAGTCCTGAGCAACGGTCAGTTGAGCCCTCACCCAGCGGCAGGTCACCGTTTCCATCGCGAAGACGTCCAGATCCTGCGTGTCCAGCACTACGTACTCACCGGGTCTGGTGGCCCGCAGCCGCCCATAGACCCCCTTGGGGCGGTCAGCGATCGAGCGCCTCGTCTTCGCGCTGCCCGACAGGGCGTTCGTGCCTTTGCTCAACTCCTCAAGCCGCCGATAAGCCGTTGCCGTCGAAGGCAACGGCACCACTCCCGTGCCGTACGACTCCTCCAACCAAGCCTCGACCCGCTTCAGCACCGCCGACCGTGTCGGCGTCGACGCTGTGACGTACTCCGCGAGCACGACGCTGACAGCCTCGTCCCAACGCGGATCGACGCGAGAGCCTCGCCTCTTGAGCAAGCGGGTGTCGACCAACGCGGCCTCGCCGCCCGCCTGATAGGCAGCGGCCCACCGTTCCACCGTCCGCGCCGACACCTTCAGCTCGACGGCCTTGGCTCCGATCCGCTGCGTCAACGACCATGCCTCGGAGAACTCTTCGCGCGGTTCACCGGGCCGGGCGCCTTCAGCAAAGCCGGAACGGTAGCCGGTCAGAACCTCACGGATGTGCCCGGCCCGCTCGCTGACCTGCTCCTGCTGCTGCCGCGACAACGACGCCAGCACGAGGCCGGCACTGTCATCCGCTTTGGGCAGTAGCCCGGTGCCCACCGGCTTCGCGCCTGCCGCCAGACGTCCCACCGAGACGGTGGAGAACTCGCCGGTCCGCGTGCTGCGGATCGTCACACCCAGGTGATCGAACTCGACCACTTCGACGACATCGCCGCAGAAGACCAGCCGAGAGCCGGGAAACACCGCAACGGCGGAACTCCTCATCCCTCCAAAGCCTCCCCACTCGCGAGGCGAACCGGCGTCTGCGCACTCAACGGACGCGAAAGATCCGCCGACAGGGCACCCGACCACACCAGATGCAAAAGCGCCGGACGGACGAGATCCGCAGGATGCCGGGCCGCTAAGGCTCTCTCGATCCCGCCGACATCCGCCTGCACTCGGGCGGCTTCCAGCACCTCCACAGACAGATGCACTGCCACACGCTCAGGTCGCCGGTAGCCGGCCAGGAACCGGACATTCTCCACGAGGGCAGGGCTGGCACCAGTCCACACTTCGAAGGCCCAGCCCCGCAGCAAACACAGCTTCCGCATCCAGTCGAACTGGGCCACTACCTCCGGTACGTCCACACGGTACGGAGCCTTCACGTCCACCACCGTGACCAGCCCGTCCGCATGCGTCAACAGCAGATCCGGCACGTGCCGACGGGTGCGGACTCCGTCGTCCCCCCACACCTGGAACGGCTGAGCGGCAATCCCGACCACATCCCGGGCAAAATCCGCCAGCAAGATCCGGGCGAGCTCCAAACGGCTCTCGTAGGCCACCAGACGATCGCCCGTGACCGCGTGGTACCAGCCCGAGTAGTGCCGACGCCCCTTGTACCAGCGGAACTCCCGCACTGGCAGCCCGGCCGCTACCTCTGCACTCACCAGCAGATCCCACGAGGTCTCCGCGAAGACCCCGTCCGCCTGGCGGTAGCGGACCTTTACAGCTCTGGCCTCAGTCGTTGGCTCTCGACCCGAGACGTACGACACTGCCACCCCCGATATACGTAACCGAAGGGACACAGAAGGTGATCCCGGCCGAAGCTGCCCGTGGACCGCGCCGTCCCATGCGCCAGGGGAGGGCAAGAATGCTGTGAGTGGCCGAGAATCACTCTACGGAGCGATTCTCAGCGATCTGTCGCAGACGACAGGTTGACGACAGATCGCTGAGAATCCGACAGATCTAAAGCGGCCCTACAGACCTTTCAGGCCGGCCGTACCACGCTGTGGATGGCCGACTCGCCGTCGTAGTAGATCGACTCCTCGCGCACGTACGTGCCGGGCTTCGGGGCGTGGATCATCATGCCGTTGCCGATGTAGATCCCGACGTGGGTGAGGTCGTCGTAGAAGAAGACCAGGTCACCGGGCTGGGCCTGGGAGAGCGGGACCGTCGTGCCGGCGTTCACCTGGTCGTAGGTGGTGCGCGGCAGGGTGACGCCCGCGGCCTTCCAGGCGGCCTGGGTGAGGCCGGAGCAGTCGTAGGAGCCGGGGCCTACGGCGCCCCACACGTACGGCTTGCCGATCTGCGCGCGGGCGAAGGCGAGCGCCTTGTCGGCCTTGGTGGCGTACGAGGAGTCGGCCGGGACCGTCGGGGAGGACGAGCCGGAGGCCGCCGAACCCGACGACGGGGATCCGCTGTCCTGCTGCCGAGCGGCCTCCTCCTGCGCCTGCCGCTGCGCGGCCTGCTGCCGGGCCAGCTCGTCGGCCTTGCGGGCGGCCTCCTCCCGCTTCTCCTTCTCGATCGCCGCGAGCCGGGCCTTTTCCTCGGCGGTCAGCTTCGACATCAGCTCGCGCGCGTCGGCGAGCTTGCGCTGGACGGTCGCCTTGGCGGTCTTCAGATCGCCCTGCGACTCGGTGAGCGTCTCCAGGCTCTCGGTGGCCTCCTGGCGCTTCTTCATCGTCTCGGACTGCTGCGCGATGTAGTCGTCGACCGCGACCTTCTGGCGTCCCGTCATCCGGTCCATCAGCTGGGTCTGGTCGAAGTAGTCCTGCGGGGTGTCCGCGAGCAGGAACGTCGCCGTGTCCGGGGCGGCGGCACCGGTGCGGTACTGGGCGGAGGCGAAGGACCCCAGCTCCTCGCGCGCCTCGTTGAGCTTCTGGGTGCGCTGCGCGACGTCGTCGATGAGGGCATCGGCGCGCTTGCGCTGCTTCGCCGTCTTCTCCTTGGCCGCGTTGTACTTCTCGGTCGCCGACCCCGCCTGGCGGTAGAGATCGTCGACCTTCTTCTCGACTTCTTCGAGGCTGGGCTTGTCGTCGGCCTCGGGGGCGGCGTTGGCCGACTGGGACAGCAGGGTCACGGAGGTCAGGGCCGCCGTTGCGAGGGCGGGGGTCCGTATGCCTGCCACGCGCGTACCCGTAGGACGCGACTTGCGGTGCGACGCCAAGGGAGGCGACTCCTTCCATGTTCCGCCTACCGGGTTAGCTGTCGGGTTCGGGCGGGTGGTTCGGAAGGTTTGCCCTACGGCCTTCTCCGCACAGGGAGTCGGGCCGATTCACCCCAGGTTCACGGTTGGGTCCCCGGCTCCGGCTGCCGCTGCGGCACACCGGACTCGGCGGAGGCCGCGCGGCCCGGCGACGTTCGCCGGTGGGGGTCATGCGGCCTGGTCGCACGGTAGCCAACTCGTGTGGCCCCTGTGAAGGTTGATGGGTGATATGCCCGATACATTTTCGTGACCTCGGTCATGAACGTCGCCGAGAGTGAAGGATCGGGGGAGTTTGGTTACGTTTCATCCATGATTGCGGGGGGTGTAGCAGGCCGTGATCATGCGGTAATGGAGGGCGACAATGCGCCGCCGGCCGGTCGGCGGGGCCCGGGCGCCCGGCGATGTTCTCAGGGCGGCGGCGGGCTGTCAGTGGGGCGCCCTAGACTCGGAGAGCGATGAGCAGCCTCTTTGACGACAGCTTCCTGGCGAACCTCCAGGCCCAGCGGGGCCCCGCGGACGAGCCCCCGCCGCCGCCCGAGGACGATCACGTACCGGAGCCGATTCCGGACGATCTGTTCGGCGGGAAGTTCGACGCGCCCCCGGACCGGGACGCCTACTACCGGGACGGCGCGCCCCGCCCGGTCGTGGACACCGCCGCGCTCCTGGAGGGGCTGAACGACAACCAGCGCGCCGCCGTGGTCCACTCCGGCTCCCCGCTGCTCATCGTGGCCGGAGCGGGCTCCGGCAAGACCCGCGTGCTCACGCACCGCATCGCCCACCTGCTCGCCGAGCGCGGCGTGCATCCGGGCCAGATCCTCGCGATCACCTTCACCAACAAGGCCGCCGGCGAGATGAAGGAGCGCGTCGAGCAGCTCGTCGGCCCGCGCGCGAACGCCATGTGGGTCATGACGTTCCACAGCGCGTGCGTGCGCATCCTCCGCCGCGAGAGCAAGAAGCTCGGCTTCACGTCGAGCTTCTCGATCTACGACGCCGCCGACTCCAAGCGCCTGATGGCCCTGGTCTGCCGCGACCTGGACCTCGACCCCAAGCGCTTCCCGCCGAAGTCCTTCAGCGCCAAGATCAGCAACCTGAAGAACGAGCTGATCGACGAGGAGGACTTCGCCGCCCAGGCCACCGACGGCTTCGAGAAGACCCTCGCCCAGGCCTACGCCATGTACCAGTCGCGGCTGCGCGAGGCGAACGCCCTCGACTTCGACGACCTGATCATGACGACGGTCAATCTCCTGCGCGCCTTCCCGGACGTCGCCGAGCACTACCGCCGCCGCTTCCGGCACGTGCTGGTCGACGAGTACCAGGACACCAACCACGCCCAGTACGCCCTGGTCCGGGAGCTCGTCGGCACCTGCGAGCACCCCGTCGACGTACCGCCCGAGGCCGAGGTCCCGCCCGCCGAGCTGTGCGTCGTGGGCGATGCCGACCAGTCGATCTACGCCTTCCGCGGCGCTACGATCCGCAACATCCTCCAGTTCGAGGAGGACTACCCGGACGCCATGACGATCCTGTTGGAGCAGAACTACCGCTCCACGCAGACGATCCTCAGCGCCGCCAACGCGGTCATCGAGCGCAACGAGTCCCGCCGCCCCAAGAACCTGTGGACCAACGCCGGCTCCGGCGCCCGGATCACCGGCTACGTCGCCGACACCGAGCACGACGAGGCGCAGTTCGTCGCCGACGAGATAGACCGCCTCACGGACGCGGGTGAGGCCAAGGCCGGCGACGTCGCCGTCTTCTACCGCACCAACGCCCAGTCCCGTGTCTTCGAAGAGGTCTTCATCCGGGTCGGCCTGCCCTACAAGGTTGTCGGCGGCGTCCGCTTCTACGAGCGCAAGGAGGTCCGGGACGTCCTGGCCTACCTGCGCGTGCTCGCCAACCCGGAGGACTCGGTGCCGCTGCGCCGGATCCTCAACGTGCCCAAGCGGGGCATCGGCGACCGGGCCGAGGCGATGATCGACGCCCTGTCCCAGCGGGAGAAGATCAGCTTCCCGCAGGCGCTCAAGCGCGTCGACGAGGCGTACGGCATGGCCGCGCGCTCCACCAACGCCGTCAAGCGGTTCAACACGCTGATGGAGGACCTCCGCACCGTCGTGGAGTCCGGCGCCGGGCCGGCCACGGTACTGGAAGCCGTGCTGGAGCGCACCGGATACCTCGCCGAGCTGCAGGCCTCCACCGACCCGCAGGACGAGACCCGGATCGAGAACCTCCAGGAACTGGCCGCCGTCGCCATGGAGTTCGAGCAGGAGCGCGGCGAGGACGAGCAGACCACCCTGTCGGACTTCCTGGAGCAGGTCGCGCTGGTCGCCGACTCCGACCAGATCCCCGACGAGGAGGACGGCGACGGCGTCATCACCCTGATGACCCTGCACACCGCCAAGGGCCTGGAGTTCCCGGTCGTCTTCCTGACCGGTATGGAGGACGGCGTCTTCCCGCACATGCGCGCCCTCGGGCAGACCAAGGAGCTGGAGGAGGAGCGGCGCCTGGCCTATGTCGGCATCACCCGCGCGCGGGAGCGGCTGTACCTGACGCGGTCCACCCTGCGCAGCGCCTGGGGCCAGCCGTCGTACAACCCGCCCTCCCGGTTCCTGGAGGAGATCCCGCCGGCCCACGTGGAGTGGAAGCGGACGGGTGCGACCGCGCCCGCGTCCTCCGGGCCGGTCTCGGCGGTGGCGGCCTCGCTGTCCTCGTCCCGCTCGCGCT
It encodes the following:
- the pcrA gene encoding DNA helicase PcrA, which translates into the protein MSSLFDDSFLANLQAQRGPADEPPPPPEDDHVPEPIPDDLFGGKFDAPPDRDAYYRDGAPRPVVDTAALLEGLNDNQRAAVVHSGSPLLIVAGAGSGKTRVLTHRIAHLLAERGVHPGQILAITFTNKAAGEMKERVEQLVGPRANAMWVMTFHSACVRILRRESKKLGFTSSFSIYDAADSKRLMALVCRDLDLDPKRFPPKSFSAKISNLKNELIDEEDFAAQATDGFEKTLAQAYAMYQSRLREANALDFDDLIMTTVNLLRAFPDVAEHYRRRFRHVLVDEYQDTNHAQYALVRELVGTCEHPVDVPPEAEVPPAELCVVGDADQSIYAFRGATIRNILQFEEDYPDAMTILLEQNYRSTQTILSAANAVIERNESRRPKNLWTNAGSGARITGYVADTEHDEAQFVADEIDRLTDAGEAKAGDVAVFYRTNAQSRVFEEVFIRVGLPYKVVGGVRFYERKEVRDVLAYLRVLANPEDSVPLRRILNVPKRGIGDRAEAMIDALSQREKISFPQALKRVDEAYGMAARSTNAVKRFNTLMEDLRTVVESGAGPATVLEAVLERTGYLAELQASTDPQDETRIENLQELAAVAMEFEQERGEDEQTTLSDFLEQVALVADSDQIPDEEDGDGVITLMTLHTAKGLEFPVVFLTGMEDGVFPHMRALGQTKELEEERRLAYVGITRARERLYLTRSTLRSAWGQPSYNPPSRFLEEIPPAHVEWKRTGATAPASSGPVSAVAASLSSSRSRSSASGASGFATRRTSEKPVVSLAVGDRVTHDQFGLGTVVAVKGTGGNAEATIDFGDTKPKRLLLRYAPVEKL
- a CDS encoding Mu transposase C-terminal domain-containing protein, yielding MRSSAVAVFPGSRLVFCGDVVEVVEFDHLGVTIRSTRTGEFSTVSVGRLAAGAKPVGTGLLPKADDSAGLVLASLSRQQQEQVSERAGHIREVLTGYRSGFAEGARPGEPREEFSEAWSLTQRIGAKAVELKVSARTVERWAAAYQAGGEAALVDTRLLKRRGSRVDPRWDEAVSVVLAEYVTASTPTRSAVLKRVEAWLEESYGTGVVPLPSTATAYRRLEELSKGTNALSGSAKTRRSIADRPKGVYGRLRATRPGEYVVLDTQDLDVFAMETVTCRWVRAQLTVAQDLFSRCIVGLRVTAVSTKAVDVAGVLFEAIAPPEDDSGGQAAGPYHGVPEHVVFSEEALVPGRGLCPPETLVIDHGRAFMSAHVISVCTRLGMSIQPAQPKKPTDKPTVERFFRTLREGLIQHLPAYKGPDLHSRGEKVEDQAFFYIHELEDVIREWITGVYHCSQHDGLVIPQWPGVKLSPLEMLQAGLARAGRLRILPSPDLVFDFLQVKPRTIQHYGVEVDGLRYNGPALDGYRNEKSPYGGLLADRWPIRVHPDDVRFVYFQDPADDSWHRLEWEHAPALNTAFSAEAAAHARRLSLRSGRHLDASEALAELLARWDQGMVTDRRERRMALRLSAERAAVPLPRLPEEEPHTPVSTARLHLVPDPSVTSDLDEEDEIFEAPDGDDFYADAFEVLE
- a CDS encoding NlpC/P60 family protein, giving the protein MASHRKSRPTGTRVAGIRTPALATAALTSVTLLSQSANAAPEADDKPSLEEVEKKVDDLYRQAGSATEKYNAAKEKTAKQRKRADALIDDVAQRTQKLNEAREELGSFASAQYRTGAAAPDTATFLLADTPQDYFDQTQLMDRMTGRQKVAVDDYIAQQSETMKKRQEATESLETLTESQGDLKTAKATVQRKLADARELMSKLTAEEKARLAAIEKEKREEAARKADELARQQAAQRQAQEEAARQQDSGSPSSGSAASGSSSPTVPADSSYATKADKALAFARAQIGKPYVWGAVGPGSYDCSGLTQAAWKAAGVTLPRTTYDQVNAGTTVPLSQAQPGDLVFFYDDLTHVGIYIGNGMMIHAPKPGTYVREESIYYDGESAIHSVVRPA
- a CDS encoding TnsA-like heteromeric transposase endonuclease subunit, with amino-acid sequence MSAEVAAGLPVREFRWYKGRRHYSGWYHAVTGDRLVAYESRLELARILLADFARDVVGIAAQPFQVWGDDGVRTRRHVPDLLLTHADGLVTVVDVKAPYRVDVPEVVAQFDWMRKLCLLRGWAFEVWTGASPALVENVRFLAGYRRPERVAVHLSVEVLEAARVQADVGGIERALAARHPADLVRPALLHLVWSGALSADLSRPLSAQTPVRLASGEALEG